Proteins encoded by one window of Paroedura picta isolate Pp20150507F chromosome 9, Ppicta_v3.0, whole genome shotgun sequence:
- the FAM217A gene encoding protein FAM217A isoform X3: MEKNEIVPGIYGTSLPLNRFTRQTQHNCDPDSDGSAENRLNIPGLKVGSGGLLGSSYFKEHYKAAMEQMTALNVTKNSRTAQLNPNSSKQEANQSWSHTYHQGTNSVSRDFSKHLAEMPSSSSDTPGSFINTNPKRVGSHPVKKYQPVSYPGTQQTKLVKRCRNGDGDVSTKTHEPSASSSYPLTDSGSDETPAVKKLNWKKGNSHKKEKLLAEEKYASEGAKSRAVLLKYLQKSNLNLRPEPIEDIEASYSVEHNTSSYPDFLPSPYNTLDLQKLASSKGDDWKRSVEPPLEKSLDKFISRLVEMERLQNVTILKERKKDSSASPIISNHPGSTKRKLQQKQRRAVDPSRPQPTFNGDVHNGGTRVQETDTSKRTCHNSQNKSNSGQISALHSKHMRASSNKCTKAPVTLDPSSAAAQRSTPCAGNSAKTRTAVKMPPPGTPAVNPLADGESSKCKQPRTKRKSCRNDVSTGKPLNSHRLSVLAKPKHSQADNQ, encoded by the exons atggaaaaaaatgaaattgttccTGGCATTTATGGGACCAGTCTCCCACTAAATCGCTTTACACGCCAG ACACAACACAATTGTGATCCGGATTCTGATGGCTCTGCTGAAAATAGATTAAATATACCAGGACTCAAGGTTGGCAGTGGAG GTCTACTTGGAAGCTCATACTTTAAG GAACATTATAAAGCTGCAATGGAACAGATGACAGCTCTTAACGTGACAAAAAATAGCAGGACAGCACAG CTCAATCCAAACAGCAGCAAACAAGAGGCCAACCAATCTTGGAGCCATACATATCACCAAGGAACCAATTCAGTGAGCAG agATTTCAGTAAACATTTAGCAGAAATGCCATCTAGCTCCAGTGATACTCCAGGAAGCTTCATCAACACCAACCCAAAGCGGGTAGGTTCTCACCCTGTGAAAAAATACCAGCCCGTTTCATATCCTGGAACCCAACAGACAAAGTTAGTGAAGCGTTGTAGAAATGGAGATGGGGACGTTTCTACAAAGACCCATGAACCTTCTGCTTCCAGTTCTTATCCTCTTACAGACAGTGGTAGTGATGAAACGCCTGCTGTAAAGAAATTGAACtggaaaaaaggaaacagccaCAAAAAGGAAAAGCTTCTAGCAGAGGAAAAGTATGCATCTGAGGGTGCAAAAAGCAGGGcagttttgttaaaatatttacaaaagtcAAACCTTAATCTTAGGCCAGAGCCTATAGAAGACATAGAAGCTTCCTATTCAGTGGAGCATAATACATCTTCATATCCTGATTTCCTTCCGTCACCTTACAATACATTGGATTTACAAAAATTGGCCTCATCCAAGGGGGACGACTGGAAACGATCAGTTGAACCACCACTGGAAAAGTCACTTGATAAATTCATTTCTCGCTTGGTGGAAATGGAAAGGTTACAGAACGTGACAATattgaaagaaaggaaaaaggactcATCTGCTTCTCCTATCATTAGCAACCACCCCGGTTCTACAAAAAGGAAGCTTCAGCAGAAGCAACGCAGAGCAGTTGATCCTTCGCGTCCTCAGCCTACCTTTAATGGAGACGTTCATAATGGTGGCACTCGTGTGCAGGAAACAGACACGTCAAAGCGGACTTGCCACAATTCTCAAAATAAGTCGAATTCTGGGCAAATTTCTGCTTTACATTCAAAGCATATGCGAGCATCCTCCAATAAGTGCACTAAAGCGCCAGTGACTTTAGACCCCAGCAGTGCAGCTGCCCAAAGGTCTACGCCATGCGCTGGAAATTCAGCAAAAACCCGAACGGCAGTCAAAATGCCACCACCCGGCACACCTGCTGTTAACCCCTTAGCTGACGGTGAAAGTTCAAAGTGCAAACAGCCAAGGACCAAAAGGAAATCTTGTAGAAATGATGTATCAACGGGCAAACCTCTCAACTCTCACAGACTATCTGTTCTGGCAAAGCCCAAACATTCTCAGGCTGATAATCAGTGA